A single genomic interval of Asinibacterium sp. OR53 harbors:
- a CDS encoding nucleotidyl transferase AbiEii/AbiGii toxin family protein: MNLNDVKEGELKEVFDALEEVFKHLNIDYYLIGAIARDIWYARGNKEFRKTKDVDFAAMVGSKAEYETVRQYLKDHKHFQETKANSFVMITLGGVQVDILPFGEIEIDDSIQLEGAGLTSIKVNGFKEVYDTGTQEVIMETGHTFQVATLPSIVLLKLIAFDDRPDQRLKDSRDIANIINHFFDLHSDLIYSDENLDLFMTDEATFNEQSLQEIAAIVIGREIRKIIRLNNPLLERVNLILEKQIQLQGDSAFVRNMSQETNMNVIQVMKWLTNLAKGISQEIQ; encoded by the coding sequence ATGAATTTGAACGACGTTAAGGAAGGGGAATTAAAAGAAGTTTTTGATGCGTTGGAAGAAGTATTCAAACATTTAAACATTGATTATTATCTGATAGGTGCGATTGCACGGGATATCTGGTATGCACGGGGAAACAAAGAGTTCAGGAAAACAAAAGATGTTGATTTCGCGGCAATGGTGGGAAGTAAGGCCGAGTATGAAACAGTAAGACAATACCTCAAAGATCATAAACATTTTCAAGAAACAAAAGCGAATTCCTTTGTTATGATTACACTGGGTGGTGTGCAGGTCGATATTCTTCCTTTTGGTGAAATTGAAATAGATGACAGCATACAACTGGAGGGTGCAGGGTTGACAAGTATAAAAGTTAACGGGTTTAAAGAAGTATATGATACCGGTACACAGGAAGTAATCATGGAAACAGGACATACATTCCAGGTGGCTACGCTCCCTTCCATTGTATTATTGAAACTCATTGCATTTGACGACAGACCGGATCAAAGGCTTAAGGATTCAAGGGATATTGCCAACATCATCAACCATTTCTTTGATCTTCATTCAGACTTGATTTACAGCGATGAAAACCTAGATCTGTTTATGACAGATGAGGCAACTTTCAATGAACAAAGCTTACAGGAAATTGCAGCTATAGTAATTGGTCGAGAAATAAGAAAAATTATCAGACTTAATAACCCGTTACTTGAAAGGGTAAACCTGATCCTGGAAAAACAAATACAACTACAAGGAGATAGTGCTTTTGTCAGGAATATGAGCCAGGAAACAAATATGAATGTAATACAGGTAATGAAATGGCTTACAAATTTAGCAAAGGGGATTTCCCAAGAGATACAATAA
- a CDS encoding type IV toxin-antitoxin system AbiEi family antitoxin, with protein MNTEDIVIEALDNLFTQTGFQGKFKPTIYREDGEIDFDFRNKHMRVFAEIKKEIKPYQLPDIEARAKKYEPYMIVADRIYPATKEQLRKKGIGYLDTAGNIYLDHDNIMIWQEGNKQKEDKKKAVTNRAFTKTGLKAVFYLMLNEHALNQPYRQTAEITGIALGNIKYIIDGLKEAGYILRMDDRKCLLQNKKALLERWIAGYREILKPALLIGNFRFTNNDTAHNLFGPAFINDEITVGGEPAAERITKYLHPEIYTLYTTLVKTDMLRRFKFIPDAKGNIEIYRKFWNEKFIAEDNLNTAPLILVYADLVITDDPRCIETAQIIYDKYLRDEFERR; from the coding sequence ATGAACACAGAAGACATTGTAATAGAGGCTTTAGATAATCTGTTTACTCAAACCGGGTTTCAAGGGAAGTTCAAACCTACAATTTACCGGGAGGATGGGGAAATAGATTTTGATTTTCGCAATAAGCATATGCGTGTTTTTGCCGAGATCAAAAAAGAAATAAAACCCTACCAGTTACCCGATATAGAAGCCAGGGCTAAAAAATATGAACCCTACATGATTGTAGCAGACCGGATATACCCGGCTACGAAAGAACAGTTACGAAAAAAAGGCATCGGTTACCTTGATACAGCAGGCAATATATACCTTGATCACGATAATATTATGATATGGCAGGAAGGGAATAAACAGAAAGAGGACAAGAAAAAGGCGGTGACCAACCGGGCATTTACCAAAACAGGTTTGAAAGCGGTTTTTTACCTGATGCTAAACGAACATGCACTCAATCAACCTTACCGCCAGACCGCAGAAATCACAGGCATAGCTTTAGGTAATATCAAATATATCATTGATGGATTAAAAGAAGCAGGTTACATATTGCGGATGGATGATAGAAAATGCCTACTTCAAAATAAAAAGGCATTGCTGGAAAGATGGATAGCGGGATACCGGGAAATACTTAAACCGGCGCTGCTCATAGGTAATTTCAGGTTTACTAATAATGACACTGCACATAACCTTTTCGGCCCTGCATTTATTAATGATGAAATAACTGTAGGTGGAGAACCAGCAGCAGAAAGAATAACGAAATACCTACACCCGGAAATTTATACGCTGTACACTACACTCGTCAAAACTGATATGTTACGCAGATTCAAGTTTATTCCTGATGCGAAAGGAAATATAGAGATATATAGAAAGTTCTGGAACGAAAAATTTATTGCTGAAGATAATTTGAATACCGCCCCACTGATACTGGTATATGCTGACCTGGTAATAACAGATGATCCAAGATGTATAGAAACTGCACAAATCATTTACGATAAATATTTAAGAGATGAATTTGAACGACGTTAA
- a CDS encoding TatD family hydrolase — translation MNLIDTHCHLYSAEFAADIDVVIERAVQYGVSRFYLPAIDDSTHKAMLDLEARYPGVCVAMMGLHPCSVNAGYRNELAVVEEWLEKRPFVAVGEIGLDYYWDKTYTKEQQEAFTLQMQWALKRNLPIVIHTRNAMQETIEMVKPFAVKGLRGIFHCFSGSTESAKQITDMGFMLGIGGVLTYKNAGLPAALEKVRMEYLVLETDAPYLTPVPFRGKRNESSYLQYVVEKLAEVKGVTVEEIATITTANAQKIFGN, via the coding sequence ATGAACCTGATAGATACCCATTGCCATTTGTATTCAGCCGAGTTTGCGGCAGATATAGATGTTGTGATAGAACGCGCCGTGCAATACGGTGTTTCCCGGTTTTATTTACCTGCGATCGATGATAGCACCCACAAAGCCATGCTGGACCTTGAAGCAAGGTATCCGGGCGTTTGTGTGGCGATGATGGGGCTGCATCCCTGTTCGGTGAATGCAGGATACCGCAACGAACTGGCGGTAGTGGAAGAATGGCTGGAGAAAAGGCCCTTTGTTGCTGTTGGGGAGATTGGCCTTGATTATTATTGGGATAAGACTTATACCAAAGAACAGCAGGAAGCATTTACGCTGCAAATGCAATGGGCTTTGAAGCGTAACCTGCCCATTGTGATCCACACCCGCAATGCTATGCAGGAGACCATTGAAATGGTAAAACCCTTTGCTGTAAAGGGACTCAGGGGTATTTTTCATTGTTTCAGCGGCAGTACCGAATCGGCGAAGCAGATCACGGATATGGGTTTTATGCTGGGTATCGGTGGGGTACTCACTTATAAGAATGCGGGCCTGCCGGCAGCGCTGGAAAAGGTTCGTATGGAATACCTGGTGCTCGAAACAGATGCACCTTATCTTACCCCTGTTCCCTTCAGGGGCAAACGCAATGAAAGCAGTTATTTGCAATATGTGGTGGAGAAGTTGGCAGAAGTAAAAGGGGTAACCGTAGAAGAAATAGCGACCATTACCACGGCCAATGCTCAAAAAATATTCGGAAACTGA
- a CDS encoding polysaccharide deacetylase family protein: protein MYLVHTPWWLRALYPKLVWQIPVKEKVLYLSFDDGPHETATPFVLDQLQQYGAKASFFCIGKNVMAHPAIYERIIREGHAVGNHTQHHLNGWKTPDQAYIKDINLAAEHIHSTLFRPPYGRIRRSQYRQLKAAHPNMRVIMWSVLSGDFDTGLSPETSLSYVLQYAKPGSIIVFHDSAKAWDRLQYALPRVLAHFKQEGYRFESI, encoded by the coding sequence ATGTACCTCGTTCATACCCCATGGTGGTTACGTGCTTTGTATCCAAAGCTGGTTTGGCAGATACCTGTAAAAGAGAAAGTACTGTATTTGAGTTTCGATGATGGTCCGCATGAAACGGCCACGCCTTTTGTACTCGACCAACTGCAACAATATGGCGCCAAAGCGAGTTTTTTTTGCATTGGCAAGAACGTGATGGCTCACCCCGCTATTTACGAGCGGATCATCCGCGAAGGACATGCTGTTGGCAACCATACCCAGCATCACTTGAATGGATGGAAAACCCCTGACCAAGCGTATATCAAGGATATCAACCTCGCTGCTGAACATATCCATTCAACGCTTTTCAGACCCCCGTATGGAAGGATCCGCCGTTCGCAGTACCGGCAATTGAAAGCGGCACATCCAAACATGCGTGTGATCATGTGGTCTGTGCTGAGCGGTGATTTTGATACCGGCCTTTCACCCGAAACGAGTTTGTCGTATGTATTACAATATGCCAAACCCGGCTCCATCATTGTATTTCATGACAGCGCCAAAGCATGGGATCGCCTGCAATATGCATTACCGCGCGTTTTGGCTCATTTTAAACAGGAAGGATACCGGTTTGAAAGCATCTAA